In Streptomyces sp. NBC_00091, the following proteins share a genomic window:
- a CDS encoding META domain-containing protein: MRTLRHLTTGSLVLVLALTACGGAQQDGPDRGTAALTVQTSTTPPVPDAPLTVTTWTVATVAGLTAPEGREARFTLTPDGQASGTLGCNRFNAPATVDGPTVTLGLLTSTRMACEGPAGEVERALTTLFAAGPLTWKIQDRTLTLTAPDGSTLTARGATAVE; the protein is encoded by the coding sequence ATGCGTACCCTCAGGCACCTCACGACCGGCTCCCTGGTCCTCGTACTGGCCCTGACCGCATGCGGCGGAGCCCAGCAGGACGGGCCGGACCGCGGCACCGCCGCCCTGACCGTGCAGACCTCCACCACGCCCCCGGTCCCGGACGCCCCGCTCACCGTGACCACCTGGACCGTCGCCACCGTGGCCGGGCTCACCGCCCCCGAGGGCCGCGAGGCCCGCTTCACCCTCACCCCCGACGGGCAGGCGAGCGGCACCCTCGGCTGCAACCGCTTCAACGCCCCGGCCACCGTCGACGGCCCCACCGTCACCCTCGGCCTGCTGACCAGCACCCGGATGGCCTGCGAGGGCCCGGCCGGCGAGGTGGAGCGGGCCCTGACCACCCTGTTCGCCGCCGGCCCCCTCACCTGGAAGATCCAGGACCGGACCCTGACCCTCACCGCCCCCGACGGCAGCACCCTCACCGCCAGGGGAGCCACCGCCGTCGAGTGA
- a CDS encoding maleylpyruvate isomerase family mycothiol-dependent enzyme → MPPGKKKPRTYDPAKIRAAVTAQFGHVARAVGELGPEELDRPSGVGEWSVAELAAHVAWIADSLAGGLARPPAAVAELTAVEWPSATASLAGKISEAARETLTGAPLPELYERAAARMAAALEANSDSRVLDLWIGDMTLADFLVTRTVELVVHTDDLNRAAGLEIPLERQALAACTRLLADTLALKAPGGSVEVRVPPFAVVQCIEGPRHTRGTPPNVVETDPLTWLRLATGRTRWAEALDAAQVRASGERADLSALLPLMS, encoded by the coding sequence ATGCCGCCCGGGAAGAAGAAGCCGCGTACCTACGACCCCGCCAAGATCCGCGCGGCGGTGACGGCGCAGTTCGGGCATGTGGCCCGGGCCGTAGGGGAGTTGGGGCCCGAGGAGCTGGACCGGCCCAGCGGGGTCGGGGAGTGGAGCGTGGCCGAGCTCGCCGCGCACGTCGCGTGGATCGCCGACTCGCTGGCCGGCGGCCTCGCCCGGCCGCCCGCCGCCGTCGCCGAGCTGACCGCCGTCGAGTGGCCCTCCGCCACCGCCTCCCTCGCCGGGAAGATCTCCGAGGCGGCCCGGGAGACCCTGACCGGCGCCCCGCTCCCCGAGCTGTACGAGCGGGCGGCCGCCCGGATGGCCGCCGCGCTGGAGGCCAACTCCGACAGCAGGGTGCTGGACCTGTGGATCGGGGACATGACCCTGGCCGACTTCCTGGTCACCCGCACCGTCGAGCTGGTCGTGCACACCGACGACCTGAACCGGGCCGCCGGCCTGGAGATCCCCCTCGAGCGGCAGGCCCTGGCCGCCTGCACCCGGCTGCTCGCCGACACCCTCGCGCTCAAGGCCCCGGGCGGTTCCGTCGAGGTACGGGTGCCGCCCTTCGCGGTGGTCCAGTGCATCGAGGGCCCCCGCCACACCCGCGGCACCCCGCCGAACGTGGTGGAGACCGACCCGCTCACCTGGCTCCGGCTCGCGACGGGCCGTACCCGCTGGGCCGAGGCCCTCGACGCGGCGCAGGTCCGCGCCAGCGGCGAGCGGGCCGACCTGTCCGCGCTGCTACCGCTGATGAGCTGA
- the purL gene encoding phosphoribosylformylglycinamidine synthase subunit PurL, producing the protein MSLDTVKNATETPDASQPWKELGLKEDEYARIREILDRRPTGAELAMYSVMWSEHCSYKSSKIHLKQFGEKTPENDAMLVGIGENAGVVDVGQGYAVTFKVESHNHPSYIEPYQGAATGIGGIVRDILAMGARPVAVVDPLRFGAADHPDTKRVLPGVVAGIGGYGNCLGLPNIGGEVVFDECYQGNPLVNAGCIGVMKHEDIHLAKASGPGNKVILYGARTGGDGIGGVSVLASETFDDTKPTKRPAVQVGDPFQEKLLIECTLEIFKEKLVAGIQDLGGAGLSCATSELASAGTGGMRVELDTVPLRDATLSPEEILMSESQERMCAIVEPQHVDRFMEICEKWDVIATVIGEVTDGDHLEIFWHGELIVDVPPGTVAHEGPTYHRPYARPSWQDALQADDAGKLPRPQTSEELRAQVLALVSSPNQASKSWVTDQYDRFVQGNTVLAQPEDAGMVRIDPETNLGVAMATDGNGRYAKLDPYTGAQLALAESYRNVAATGAKPLAISDCLNFGSPEDPDVMWQFAEACRGLADGCLELGTPVTGGNVSLYNQTGDVAIHPTPVVAVLGVIDDVNRRTPMAFAEAGQLLYLLGDTAEEFGGSAWSQVVHDHLGGMPPKVDLGREKLLGEILISASRDGMIDAAHDLSDGGVIQALTESCLRGGNGARIVVPEGLDAFTFLFSESAGRAIVSVPRSEELRFTDMCGARGLPAARIGVVDGEEIEIQGEFTLPLAELREAHEATIPALLA; encoded by the coding sequence ATGAGCCTCGACACCGTAAAGAACGCCACCGAGACCCCGGACGCCTCCCAGCCCTGGAAGGAACTCGGCCTCAAGGAGGACGAGTACGCCCGGATCCGCGAGATCCTCGACCGCCGCCCCACCGGCGCCGAGCTCGCCATGTACTCGGTCATGTGGTCCGAGCACTGCTCGTACAAGAGCAGCAAGATCCACCTGAAGCAGTTCGGCGAGAAGACCCCCGAGAACGACGCCATGCTCGTCGGCATCGGCGAGAACGCCGGCGTCGTCGACGTCGGCCAGGGCTACGCGGTCACCTTCAAGGTCGAGTCGCACAACCACCCCTCGTACATCGAGCCCTACCAGGGCGCGGCCACGGGCATCGGCGGCATCGTCCGCGACATCCTCGCGATGGGCGCCCGCCCGGTCGCCGTCGTGGACCCGCTGCGCTTCGGCGCGGCCGACCACCCCGACACCAAGCGCGTCCTGCCGGGCGTCGTCGCGGGCATCGGCGGCTACGGCAACTGCCTGGGCCTGCCGAACATCGGCGGCGAGGTCGTCTTCGACGAGTGCTACCAGGGCAACCCGCTGGTCAACGCCGGCTGCATCGGCGTGATGAAGCACGAGGACATCCACCTCGCCAAGGCCTCCGGCCCCGGCAACAAGGTCATCCTCTACGGCGCCCGCACCGGCGGCGACGGCATCGGCGGCGTCTCGGTCCTCGCGTCCGAGACCTTCGACGACACGAAGCCCACCAAGCGCCCCGCCGTCCAGGTCGGCGACCCCTTCCAGGAGAAGCTCCTCATCGAGTGCACCCTGGAGATCTTCAAGGAGAAGCTGGTCGCGGGCATCCAGGACCTCGGCGGCGCCGGGCTCTCCTGCGCCACGAGCGAGCTCGCCTCCGCCGGCACCGGCGGCATGCGGGTCGAGCTGGACACCGTCCCGCTGCGCGACGCGACGCTCTCGCCCGAGGAAATCCTCATGAGCGAGTCGCAGGAGCGCATGTGCGCGATCGTCGAGCCGCAGCACGTCGACCGCTTCATGGAGATCTGCGAGAAGTGGGACGTCATCGCCACCGTCATCGGTGAGGTGACCGACGGCGACCACCTGGAGATCTTCTGGCACGGCGAGCTGATCGTCGACGTGCCCCCGGGCACCGTCGCCCACGAGGGCCCGACCTACCACCGCCCCTACGCGCGCCCCTCCTGGCAGGACGCGCTCCAGGCGGACGACGCGGGCAAGCTCCCCCGCCCGCAGACCTCCGAGGAGCTCCGCGCGCAGGTCCTGGCCCTGGTCTCCTCCCCGAACCAGGCCTCCAAGTCCTGGGTCACCGACCAGTACGACCGCTTCGTGCAGGGCAACACCGTGCTGGCGCAGCCCGAGGACGCGGGCATGGTCCGCATCGACCCGGAGACCAACCTCGGCGTGGCCATGGCCACCGACGGCAACGGCCGCTACGCCAAGCTCGACCCCTACACGGGTGCGCAGCTGGCGCTCGCGGAGTCGTACCGCAACGTGGCCGCGACCGGCGCCAAGCCGCTCGCGATCTCCGACTGCCTGAACTTCGGTTCCCCCGAGGACCCGGACGTCATGTGGCAGTTCGCCGAGGCCTGCCGCGGTCTGGCCGACGGCTGCCTGGAGCTGGGCACCCCGGTGACCGGCGGCAACGTCTCCCTCTACAACCAGACGGGCGACGTCGCGATCCACCCGACCCCGGTCGTGGCGGTCCTCGGTGTCATCGACGACGTCAACCGCCGTACGCCGATGGCGTTCGCGGAGGCCGGCCAGCTGCTCTACCTGCTGGGCGACACGGCCGAGGAGTTCGGCGGCTCGGCCTGGTCCCAGGTCGTCCACGACCACCTCGGCGGCATGCCGCCCAAGGTGGACCTGGGCCGCGAGAAGCTGCTGGGCGAGATCCTGATCTCCGCCTCCCGCGACGGCATGATCGACGCGGCGCACGACCTGTCGGACGGCGGCGTCATCCAGGCGCTCACCGAGTCCTGCCTGCGCGGCGGCAACGGCGCGCGGATCGTGGTCCCGGAGGGTCTGGACGCGTTCACCTTCCTGTTCTCCGAGTCCGCGGGCCGCGCCATCGTGTCGGTCCCGCGCAGCGAGGAGCTCCGCTTCACCGACATGTGCGGCGCGCGGGGCCTGCCGGCCGCCCGCATCGGCGTGGTGGACGGCGAGGAGATCGAGATCCAGGGCGAGTTCACCCTCCCCCTGGCCGAACTCCGCGAGGCCCACGAAGCCACGATCCCGGCCCTGCTGGCCTGA
- the purQ gene encoding phosphoribosylformylglycinamidine synthase subunit PurQ, giving the protein MTTRIGVVTFPGTLDDRDSLRAIRLAGAEPVSLWHRDKDLHQVDAVVLAGGFSYGDYLRAGAISRFSPVMETIIEQAGAGMPVLGICNGFQVLTEAHLLPGAMLRNNHLHFICRDQKLRVENAETAWTGDYTAGQEISVPLKNMDGRYVADERTLDELEAEGRVAFRYLDGNPNGSLRDIAGITNAAGNVVGLMPHPEHAVEPLIGTGRTDGLPFFTSVLKKLVSA; this is encoded by the coding sequence GTGACCACTCGCATCGGAGTCGTCACGTTCCCCGGAACGCTCGACGACCGTGACTCGCTGCGCGCCATCCGCCTCGCGGGGGCCGAGCCGGTCTCGCTCTGGCACCGCGACAAGGACCTGCACCAGGTCGACGCGGTCGTCCTCGCGGGCGGCTTCTCCTACGGGGACTACCTGCGCGCCGGGGCCATCTCCCGGTTCTCACCGGTGATGGAGACCATCATCGAGCAGGCCGGGGCCGGCATGCCGGTCCTCGGCATCTGCAACGGCTTCCAGGTCCTCACCGAGGCCCACCTGCTGCCGGGGGCGATGCTCCGCAACAACCACCTCCACTTCATCTGCCGCGACCAGAAGCTGCGGGTGGAGAACGCGGAGACCGCGTGGACCGGCGACTACACCGCCGGCCAGGAGATCTCCGTACCGCTCAAGAACATGGACGGCCGGTACGTCGCCGACGAGCGCACGCTCGACGAACTGGAGGCCGAAGGCCGAGTGGCCTTCCGGTACCTCGACGGAAACCCGAACGGTTCGCTGCGCGACATCGCCGGCATCACCAACGCCGCGGGCAACGTCGTCGGCCTCATGCCGCACCCCGAGCACGCGGTCGAGCCGCTGATCGGGACCGGCCGTACCGACGGCCTCCCGTTCTTCACGTCGGTCCTGAAGAAGCTGGTCAGCGCATGA
- the purS gene encoding phosphoribosylformylglycinamidine synthase subunit PurS: protein MPVARVVVDVMLKPEILDPQGQAVQRALPRLGFEGIADVRQGKRFELEVEGPVDQAALDRIHKMAETFLANTVIEDFTVKVEA, encoded by the coding sequence GTGCCAGTGGCACGCGTCGTAGTCGACGTCATGCTCAAGCCGGAGATCCTCGACCCCCAGGGCCAGGCGGTGCAGCGTGCACTGCCGCGCCTGGGCTTCGAAGGGATCGCCGACGTCCGCCAGGGGAAGCGCTTCGAACTGGAAGTGGAGGGCCCGGTCGACCAGGCCGCCCTCGACCGCATCCACAAGATGGCCGAAACGTTCCTCGCCAACACCGTCATCGAAGACTTCACCGTGAAGGTCGAGGCCTGA
- a CDS encoding Lsr2 family protein, producing the protein MAQRVVVTISDDIDGGEAAETVTFALDGKSYEIDLNEANAKKLRKGLAPFVAAGRRQSRSGKAFKLTSIAPDPAVVRAWARSHGHNVPPRGRIPKAVYTAYNEAH; encoded by the coding sequence GTGGCGCAGCGCGTAGTAGTCACGATCTCCGACGACATCGACGGCGGAGAAGCGGCGGAAACGGTCACGTTCGCCCTGGACGGTAAGTCGTACGAGATCGACCTCAATGAGGCCAACGCAAAGAAACTGCGGAAGGGCCTGGCGCCCTTCGTGGCCGCCGGCCGCCGGCAGTCCCGCTCGGGGAAGGCCTTCAAGCTGACGTCGATCGCCCCCGACCCGGCAGTCGTACGGGCCTGGGCCCGCTCCCACGGGCACAACGTCCCGCCGCGCGGGCGCATCCCGAAGGCCGTCTACACCGCCTACAACGAAGCCCACTGA
- a CDS encoding sensor histidine kinase, with protein sequence MSKLTGWWKDRSSAGKVELYTRWSFHTFVAIEAFMILLGLAPTGGGTVAAWLALPLLAQIALCGVVSSRTLDWVVGTRAERPVWLMVAMLAVTAGTSVAVMALRASGTVTDDSFAPTLVINLVGFATGSLTLGLPKVRHMALVTPCATVFTVGAGLAVGLHVAVAVAYGIGVVFAGLLMALACGFSAWLLRIVHELDRARDLQAQLAVAEERLRFGRDLHDVMGRNLAVIALKSELAVQLARRERPEAVDQMIEVQRIARESQREVRDVVRGYREADLAVELEGARGVLSAAGMDCRVEFATAARTLPGEVQSALGWVVREATTNVLRHGDARSCLIRLTAQRPSGTVTLLVENDGVPEAPAGPPGSGLAGLRERLAAVDGTLLAGPAGGGRFRLRAEVPLDTRRTEVRA encoded by the coding sequence GTGTCGAAGCTGACCGGGTGGTGGAAGGACCGCAGTAGTGCGGGGAAGGTCGAGCTGTACACGCGCTGGTCCTTCCACACCTTCGTGGCGATCGAGGCCTTCATGATCCTGCTCGGGCTCGCGCCCACGGGCGGCGGGACCGTGGCCGCCTGGCTGGCACTGCCCCTGCTGGCACAGATCGCCCTGTGCGGGGTGGTGTCCTCCAGGACCCTGGACTGGGTGGTCGGCACCAGGGCGGAGCGGCCGGTGTGGCTGATGGTGGCGATGCTGGCGGTGACGGCCGGGACCAGCGTGGCGGTGATGGCCCTGCGCGCGTCCGGGACGGTGACCGACGACAGCTTCGCCCCCACCCTCGTGATCAACCTGGTCGGTTTCGCGACGGGTTCGCTGACGCTGGGCCTGCCCAAGGTCCGCCACATGGCCCTGGTCACCCCCTGCGCCACCGTCTTCACGGTGGGCGCGGGGCTCGCCGTCGGGCTCCATGTCGCGGTGGCGGTCGCGTACGGGATCGGGGTCGTCTTCGCGGGCCTGCTGATGGCCCTGGCCTGCGGGTTCTCCGCCTGGCTGCTGAGGATCGTCCACGAACTCGACCGCGCCCGCGACCTCCAGGCGCAGCTCGCCGTGGCCGAGGAGCGGCTGCGGTTCGGGCGGGACCTGCACGACGTGATGGGCCGCAACCTGGCGGTGATCGCCCTCAAGAGCGAGCTGGCGGTGCAGCTGGCGCGGCGCGAACGCCCGGAGGCCGTGGACCAGATGATCGAGGTGCAGCGGATCGCGCGCGAGTCGCAGCGGGAGGTGCGCGACGTGGTGCGCGGCTACCGGGAGGCCGATCTGGCGGTGGAGCTGGAGGGCGCGCGCGGGGTGCTGAGCGCGGCCGGGATGGACTGCCGGGTCGAGTTCGCCACCGCCGCGCGGACGCTGCCGGGCGAGGTGCAGTCGGCGCTGGGCTGGGTGGTCCGGGAGGCGACCACGAACGTACTGCGGCACGGGGACGCGCGCAGCTGCCTGATCCGGCTGACGGCTCAGCGGCCTTCGGGCACGGTGACGCTGCTGGTGGAGAACGACGGGGTGCCCGAAGCGCCCGCCGGGCCGCCCGGGTCCGGGCTCGCGGGGCTGCGGGAGCGGCTCGCGGCGGTGGACGGGACCCTGCTGGCCGGGCCGGCCGGGGGCGGCCGGTTCCGGCTGCGGGCCGAGGTGCCGCTGGACACACGACGAACGGAGGTGCGGGCGTGA
- a CDS encoding response regulator transcription factor, whose protein sequence is MSAVRVLLADDEHLIRGALAALLGLEDDLVVVAEAASGPEALAMARAHRPDVAVLDLQMPGADGVSVATSLRAELPDCKTMIVTSHGRPGHLKRALAAGVRAFAPKTVSAQRLAELIRTVHAGGRYVDPELAADAISAGDSPLTAREAEVLELAADGAPIAEIAERASLSQGTVRNYLSSAATKLGAENRHTAVRLARERGWV, encoded by the coding sequence GTGAGCGCCGTACGGGTACTGCTGGCCGACGACGAGCACCTGATCCGCGGGGCGCTGGCCGCGCTGCTGGGGCTGGAGGACGATCTGGTGGTCGTGGCCGAGGCCGCCTCCGGGCCGGAGGCACTGGCGATGGCGCGGGCTCACCGGCCTGATGTGGCGGTGCTGGATCTCCAGATGCCGGGGGCGGACGGTGTGAGTGTGGCCACATCGCTGCGGGCCGAACTGCCCGACTGCAAGACCATGATCGTGACCAGTCACGGCCGTCCCGGGCACCTGAAGCGGGCCCTGGCGGCGGGGGTGCGGGCCTTCGCGCCGAAGACGGTGTCGGCGCAGCGGCTGGCCGAACTGATCCGGACCGTGCACGCCGGAGGGCGTTACGTGGACCCGGAGTTGGCGGCCGACGCCATCAGCGCGGGCGACTCCCCGCTGACGGCCCGTGAGGCGGAGGTGCTGGAGCTCGCGGCGGACGGGGCGCCGATCGCGGAGATCGCGGAGCGGGCCTCGCTGTCGCAGGGGACCGTACGGAACTACCTGTCCTCGGCGGCGACGAAGCTGGGCGCGGAGAACCGGCACACGGCGGTGCGTCTCGCACGGGAGCGGGGTTGGGTATAG
- a CDS encoding phosphoribosylaminoimidazolesuccinocarboxamide synthase: MSGFVEKPEPVQVPGLVHLHTGKVRDLYRDEDGRLVMVASDRMSAFDWVLPTEIPDKGRVLTQLSLWWFDQLADLVPNHVISTELPAGAPADWAGRTLICQNLDMVPVECVARGYLTGSGLAEYQQTRTVCGLALPEGLVDGSELPAPIFTPAAKAEVGEHDENVSYEEVARTTGAETAALLRQTTLAVYSRARDIARERGIILADTKFEFGFDKDGNLVAADEVLTPDSSRFWPADLWEPGRAQPSFDKQFVRNWLSSPASGWDPKGELPPPALPQEVAEQTSAKYIEAYERLTGQTWTAATGTAATGS, from the coding sequence GTGTCCGGATTCGTCGAAAAGCCCGAGCCGGTTCAGGTGCCCGGCCTCGTCCACCTCCACACCGGCAAGGTCCGTGACCTCTACCGTGACGAGGACGGCCGGCTCGTCATGGTCGCCAGCGACCGCATGTCCGCCTTCGACTGGGTGCTGCCCACCGAGATCCCGGACAAGGGCCGCGTCCTGACCCAGCTCTCCCTCTGGTGGTTCGACCAGCTCGCGGACCTGGTCCCCAACCACGTCATCAGCACCGAACTGCCCGCCGGCGCCCCCGCCGACTGGGCCGGCCGCACCCTGATCTGCCAGAACCTCGACATGGTCCCCGTCGAGTGCGTGGCCCGCGGCTACCTCACCGGCTCCGGCCTCGCCGAGTACCAGCAGACCCGCACCGTCTGCGGACTCGCCCTCCCCGAGGGCCTGGTCGACGGCTCCGAGCTGCCCGCCCCGATCTTCACCCCGGCCGCCAAGGCCGAGGTCGGCGAGCACGACGAGAACGTCTCCTACGAGGAGGTCGCGCGCACCACCGGCGCCGAGACGGCGGCGCTGCTGCGCCAGACCACCCTCGCCGTGTACTCCCGGGCCCGCGACATCGCCCGCGAGCGCGGGATCATCCTGGCGGACACCAAGTTCGAGTTCGGCTTCGACAAGGACGGCAACCTGGTCGCCGCCGACGAGGTCCTCACCCCGGACTCCTCGCGCTTCTGGCCCGCCGACCTGTGGGAGCCGGGCCGCGCGCAGCCCTCCTTCGACAAGCAGTTCGTCCGCAACTGGCTGTCCTCCCCGGCCTCCGGCTGGGACCCCAAGGGCGAACTCCCGCCGCCGGCCCTCCCGCAGGAGGTCGCGGAGCAGACCTCCGCCAAGTACATCGAGGCCTACGAGCGCCTCACCGGCCAGACCTGGACCGCCGCCACCGGCACCGCAGCCACCGGCAGCTGA
- a CDS encoding N,N-dimethylformamidase beta subunit family domain-containing protein, with product MGADQIRRWESGALAHAVTDPFGQGPLPWFRGSELYFDDTGQVVPWYVDPALAAPGQHSRGGGGPRTADDVHRQIKGFASTGAVAPGEAIDFHITVDPPQQFSVDVYRIGHYGGDGASKITTSPRLSGIVQPPPLTADRTVSCHHWWQSWRLQVPSYWSIGAYVAVLTTADGYRSHIPFTVRDDHPADLLLLLPDITWQAYNLYPEDGRTGASLYHAWDEEGRLLGERDAAITVSFDRPYAGAGLPLHVGHAYDFIRWAERYGYDLAYADTRDLHAGRVDPTRYRGLVFPGHDEYWSAPMRRTVERARDHGTSLVFLSANTMYWQVELSPSPSGVEDRLLTCRKRRGPGRPSLWREVDRPEQQLLGIQYAGRVPEPAPLIVRNATHWLWESTGAAENDELDGLVAGEADRYFPRTQLPEHEDRILLAHSPYLDSEGAKRHQETSLYRAPSGALVFASGTFAWSPALDRPGHVDERVQRATANLLDRICKRD from the coding sequence ATGGGTGCGGACCAGATCCGGCGTTGGGAGTCAGGTGCGCTCGCGCACGCGGTGACCGATCCCTTCGGCCAGGGCCCACTGCCCTGGTTCCGGGGCAGCGAGCTGTACTTCGACGACACCGGCCAGGTCGTCCCCTGGTACGTGGACCCGGCCCTGGCCGCCCCCGGCCAGCACTCCCGCGGCGGCGGAGGCCCCCGCACCGCCGACGACGTCCACCGCCAGATCAAGGGCTTCGCCTCCACCGGAGCCGTCGCCCCCGGCGAGGCCATCGACTTCCACATCACCGTCGACCCGCCCCAGCAGTTCTCGGTCGACGTCTACCGGATCGGCCACTACGGCGGGGACGGCGCTTCCAAGATCACCACCAGCCCCCGGCTGTCCGGCATCGTCCAGCCGCCCCCGCTCACCGCCGACCGCACCGTCTCCTGCCACCACTGGTGGCAGTCCTGGCGGCTGCAGGTCCCCTCGTACTGGAGCATCGGCGCCTACGTCGCGGTCCTCACCACCGCCGACGGCTACCGCTCCCACATCCCCTTCACGGTCCGCGACGACCACCCCGCCGACCTCCTGCTGCTGCTCCCCGACATCACCTGGCAGGCCTACAACCTCTACCCCGAGGACGGCCGCACCGGCGCCAGCCTCTACCACGCCTGGGACGAGGAGGGCCGACTGCTCGGCGAGCGCGACGCCGCCATCACCGTCTCCTTCGACCGCCCCTACGCGGGCGCCGGCCTGCCCCTGCACGTGGGCCACGCCTACGACTTCATCCGCTGGGCCGAGCGCTACGGCTACGACCTCGCCTACGCCGACACCCGCGACCTGCACGCCGGCCGCGTCGACCCGACCCGCTACCGGGGCCTGGTCTTCCCCGGCCACGACGAGTACTGGTCCGCCCCCATGCGCCGCACCGTCGAGCGGGCCCGCGACCACGGCACCTCCCTCGTCTTCCTCTCCGCCAACACCATGTACTGGCAGGTCGAACTGTCCCCCTCGCCCTCCGGGGTCGAGGACCGGCTCCTGACCTGCCGAAAACGCCGCGGCCCCGGCCGCCCCAGCCTGTGGCGCGAGGTCGACCGCCCGGAACAGCAGCTGCTCGGCATCCAGTACGCGGGGCGGGTCCCCGAGCCCGCGCCCCTGATCGTGCGCAATGCCACGCACTGGCTCTGGGAGTCCACCGGCGCCGCCGAGAACGACGAGCTCGACGGGCTGGTGGCGGGCGAGGCCGACCGCTACTTCCCGCGCACCCAGCTCCCCGAGCACGAGGACCGGATCCTGCTCGCGCACTCCCCGTACCTCGACAGCGAGGGGGCCAAGCGCCACCAGGAGACCTCCCTGTACCGGGCCCCCAGCGGCGCCCTGGTCTTCGCGTCCGGCACCTTCGCCTGGTCCCCGGCGCTCGACCGCCCCGGGCACGTGGACGAACGCGTCCAGCGGGCTACGGCCAACCTCCTCGACCGGATCTGCAAGAGGGACTGA